The following coding sequences lie in one Ctenopharyngodon idella isolate HZGC_01 chromosome 11, HZGC01, whole genome shotgun sequence genomic window:
- the rassf5 gene encoding ras association domain-containing protein 5 isoform X3, with protein sequence MTGSNSMSSGYCSLDEESDDFSFFTAKTSFFRRPKAKEVAKSVTKEEEEDKPTSLTEEEIKAKIDDYNSKVTENGMKLSSDGTYTGFIKVHLKLRRPVTVLSVDGKLPGTCSSSDSSDNRASFYLPSDAVKQLHISSTTTVSEVIQGLLKKFMVQDNPRKFALYSQTRRDSQDLFQKLPLSDCPLYLRLLAGPDLENLTFVLKENETGEVEWHAFSVPELQNFLIILEKEEKERMRQVEQRYAAYREKLLQALCKVEGKPG encoded by the exons ATGACTGGCAGCAATAGCATGAGCAGTGGGTACTGCAGCCTGGATGAGGAGAGCGATGACTTCTCCTTCTTCACCGCCAAGACCTCCTTCTTCAGGCGGCCAAAGGCAAAGGAAGTAGCCAAG AGTGTCAcgaaagaggaagaggaagacaaGCCAACATCCCTCACAGAAGAAgaaattaaagcaaaaatagATGACTACAACTCCAAAGTTACAGAGAATGGAATGAAATTA AGCTCAGATGGCACATACACTGGTTTCATAAAGGTTCACTTGAAGTTGCGCAGGCCCGTGACTGTACTTTCTGTGGACGGGAAGTTACCAGGAACGTGTTCCTCTTCTGATAGTTCAGATAACCGTGCATCCTTTTACCTGCCCAGCGATGCCGTTAAGCAGCTACACATCAGCAGTACCACCACGGTCAGTGAGGTCATCCAGGGCCTGCTCAAGAAGTTCATGGTGCAGGATAACCCACGCAAGTTTGCCCTCTACAGCCAGACCCGTCGAGACAGCCAGG ATCTTTTCCAGAAGTTGCCATTATCAGACTGCCCACTATACTTGAGGCTGTTAGCAGGGCCTGATCTAGAGAACTTGACGTTTGTACTCAAGGAAAACGAGACTGGTGAAGTGGAG TGGCATGCATTCTCAGTCCCGGAGCTGCAGAACTTCCTCATCATCCTGGAGAAGGAGGAGAAGGAGCGTATGCGGCAGGTGGAGCAGCGTTACGCTGCCTACAGGGAGAAGTTGCTACAGGCTCTATGTAAGGTCGAGGGCAAGCCGGGCTAA